A window of the Lactuca sativa cultivar Salinas chromosome 7, Lsat_Salinas_v11, whole genome shotgun sequence genome harbors these coding sequences:
- the LOC111895661 gene encoding anther-specific protein SF18-like, translating into MAEISLGFLAFSLLVFVLTISEITTVKGELCEHASKTWSGKCKDTDKCNKQCIEWEGAKNGACHQREAQYMCFCYSDCPPKGKKPPLSPAPAPAPPPPPPPPPPPPPAGGQPAPPPGCAKLDVDKLIAEALTRYKIEVEKVIHFELPIDPAVILV; encoded by the exons ATGGCAGAAATTTCACTTGGTTTCCTTGCATTCTCTCTACTCGTCTTCGTTCTAACTATTTCAG AAATCACCACGGTGAAGGGAGAATTATGTGAACATGCAAGCAAAACCTGGTCTGGAAAGTGCAAAGATACCGACAAATGCAACAAACAATGCATAGAATGGGAGGGTGCAAAAAATGGTGCTTGTCATCAACGTGAAGCACAATACATGTGCTTTTGCTACTCTGATTGTCCCCCCAAAGGAAAGAAACCACCTCTCTCTCCAGCCCCAGCACCAGCTCCgcctccacctccacctccacctccaccaccaccaccggctGGGGGGCAGCCAGCTCCACCTCCAGGATGTGCGAAGCTTGATGTAGATAAGCTAATAGCTGAAGCACTCACCCGCTACAAGATCGAAGTTGAGAAAGTGATACATTTTGAGCTTCCAATCGACCCGGCTGTCATCCTtgtataa